Proteins encoded in a region of the Pseudochaenichthys georgianus unplaced genomic scaffold, fPseGeo1.2 scaffold_180_arrow_ctg1, whole genome shotgun sequence genome:
- the LOC139433303 gene encoding gastrula zinc finger protein XlCGF57.1-like isoform X2, which produces MGQKENDVQQLVVVKEEVPPEQQEWSSTLDQEDPEPPPHIKEEQEELWISQEGELQGLEEADITKSTFTPVPVKSEDDEEKPQSSQLHHKQTEHLETEADGEDCGGPEPARSSDPERHLQPETEDNPGDSSEPDTGDSSEPDTEDRADWKETREPGLNSQRNKQDPLSDSGRSAGEKIFGCSVCKKYFIQRGSLNRHIRIHTGGKPFSCSVCDKRFTQSHHVKTHACVVRQSSQLHQTQSEENREAEPPASSSAEHMETEADGEDCGGPEPARNSDPERHLQPETEDNPGDSSEPDTGDSSEPDTGDSSEPDTEDSADWKETREPGSNSQRNKQDPLCDSRRSAGEKPFSCSTCKKSFTQRGSLNRHIRIHTGEKPFSCSVCDKRFTQSNKVKSHKCVGRQSSQLHQTQTEENREAEPLGEKPFGCSLCEKIVRRRGNVKHHMSIHP; this is translated from the exons ATGGGGCAAAAAGAAAATG acgtccagcagctggtggtggttaaagaagaggttCCCCCTGAGCAGCAGGAGTGGAGCTCCActctggaccaggaggacccagagccccccccacacattaaagaggaacaggaggaactctggatcagtcaggagggagagcttcaagggctggaggaggctgatatcaccaagtccacaTTCACTCCtgtccctgtgaagagtgaagatgatgaagagaaacctcagtcctctcagctTCATCACAAACAAACTGAACacctggaaacagaagctgatggagaggactgtggaggaccagaaccagccaggagctcagatccagagagacatttacaaccagagactgaggacaaccctggagactcttctgaacctgacactggagactcttctgaacctgacactgaagacagagctgattggaaggagaccagagaaccagGTTTAAACTCTCAGAGAAATAAACAAGACCCTCTCAGTGATTCAGGACGTAGTGCAGGAGAGAAAATATttggctgctcagtctgtaagaaatatTTTATACAGAGAGGAAGTTTAAATCGGCACattagaatccacacaggagggaaaccattcagctgcagtgtttgtgacaaaagattcACACAGAGCCATCATGTCAAAACCCATGCGTGTGTTGTtcgtcagtcctcacagcttcatcaaactcaaagtgaggagaacagagaggcagagcctccagccagcagctcagctgaacacatggaaacagaagctgatggagaggactgtggaggaccagaaccagccaggaactcggatccagagagacatttacaaccagagactgaggacaaccctggagactcttctgaacctgacactggagactcttcagaacctgacactggagactcttcagaacctgacactgaagacagtgctgattggaaggagaccagagaaccagGTTCAAACTCTCAGAGAAATAAACAAGACCCTCTCTGTGATTCGAGACGTAgtgcaggagagaaaccattcagctgctcaactTGTAAGAAATCTTTTACACAGAGAGGAAGTTTAAATCGGCACATAAGAATCcatacaggagagaaaccattcagttgcagtgtttgtgacaaaagattcACACAGAGTAATAAGGTCAAAAGCCAtaagtgtgttggtcgtcagtcctcacagcttcATCAAACTCAAACTGAGGAGAACAGAGAAGCAGAGCCTttaggagagaaaccatttggCTGCTCTTTGTGTGAGAAAATAGTTAGAAGGAGaggaaatgtaaaacaccacaTGAGTATCCACCcatga